The region ACAGAACCGATCACTAAACAGGTTGGTAAACGGCGATTACCTAAAAGCAAAATCCGCTTATTATTGCGGTAGTTTTCAATCCATGTTCGTGTGTTTTGAAGGTCTATAAGGAGTTGATCCCACTGCTCAGGTGGGGCGAATGCACGGGTCTCACCGCCAGAAAAGCAAGTCCAATCGAAGCGTACCCCTGGATGTAATGGTTTATCTTCGGGTGTAGTGGCTGTGTACATCGAGATTGGGCGAAGGGCAGGTCGTTGGTTGGTTGGGATTTTTTCTTGGAGTTTGGTCTCTAGCTCTTTACGGGAGATGGCTCGGTTTCTATTCTTCCGTATAAACGTACTCAGGTGATTGTAAATATCATCGAGTGTTCTGCCAGATAAATCTCCATACTCTTCCAAATGGTCAACCAACATCTGCTTAAATACGGCTTCACCTTGAAATTTTGCAGTATTCCAGTCCGTTTCAACTGTCACTTTCTTTAGGAGAAAGAGCGCATCCTGTTGTGTGCCGCCCTTACTTTCAACCAGATGAATGTAGTCCTGGATAGAATTGCTTCTAACAGCATCCTGCTCGTCGTAAAAGTCCTGAGACCCTTGAACCCGTTGCAATCCGTTGAGCAGCGGATGTAATTCTTTGGATGCGCCTGCTCCAATCAGAATAAAACTGCGATAGGTACCTGGGCTGCCAGCATCTATCTGTTGAAATCGCTTGACCTCCTTCCAGAACTCGGCTGGTTGAAGCGTGTGATCCTTTACTTCAATCAGGTCTTTAGCGAAGCCCTGAGCAGGGACAAAGAATTTTGTCTCAACGTCACCAGTTGCTTCCTTGACCATTGCTGTAAAACCTTCCTGTGCAAGCCATTCAGGAATACGAGCTAGGATGACATGATCTTGGAACGAGAACCCACCTTCCGCTATATCCCCACCGCGTGATTGTGGTTCCAAGAGGGAAGGAGTGAGACGATTACTTTCGGTCATACGCTTGCTCACAACTCAGCTAACTTTTTCATTATCTTCATCAGGATTAGCACACCCTCCTTGAAGATTGTGATCGGATGCATGGGACGACGAACCCAGCCACTTTCCTGTGTCGAGCCATAGCTCATAGTAATAGAGCCATAATGCTGTCCAGGGAAGAATAGTTGTGGCAATGAGCATATCTCGTCGCCAGGGGCTTTCTTTTGGATAGAAAAGGCAGAGTGTTCCGTCACCCCAACGGTGTGGTGCTTTGAGAGCTAGAGCAGGGGAGATGACTTTGACAGTAGGATAAGAACTGAGTTTGTAACGTATTGCCACCCGGTATTTTTGGGAAAGCGGACGAGGCAGAAGCGTTCCTCGCCAGACCCCGACTCCATGTTCGTACCTGTAGGTAAACCCTGGAAACCGATGCAGAATATGCAAGCTCTGGAGTCCTATATTTACCGTCGGTCTCAGTTGTGAATATTCAAACTTGCTCAATCCCATGAAATTTAGTCGGTTGAGTTTCAGTGTATAAACCTGAAGCAGGCTGGCTCGACAGAATCATTCCAGTCGGGCTAACGAGAGACTTGCCAGGAAGTGCGGCCTTGGCGAGGCTGGAAGCTGCTGTTTCCACCTCTGATGGGAAGTATCCCTCGCCAAAAATTTTCTGCCAGTATACAATCGCCTCATCACGATCATCCGCATCCAGTGCCTTTGCCGCCCATTGTCGTCCCTCATCAATTCGGCACATAAATGTTTCAAAGTGAGTCCGGCTCCAATTCCAGGAGATATTGTGATTCAGTACTGGATCAGGGATGTTGGGGGTGGCAGTATCGCTTGTCCAAAGCAAGTGATCGTATTGGCAGTAGATCGCATCTAGCAGATCACGGAACAGCACTCCCAAACAGGCATCCGTATCTAGACTGTGTGTTTGAACGTGATATAGCAGCAGCGCACCAAGCCAGTAGCTCTTGGGCTTTCGATTTTTCATCTGATGATCGCGGAAGTGTTTCAATAGCTTGCCCAAAGGCTTAACTTTCTTACCGTGCTGTTGGTTCAACTTGTTAAGCAGAGTGATATAACCAATGGGATGGGAAGCAATCCATTCATTGAAGCCGCGATCCGGTACATACAGCACATTCTTGAAGCCATCCGGGGCAACACAGGGAACAAAGTCTAGGTGAAAATCCTCGTCCTTAAAGTAGACATGAATTGAGCGACGTGCCCGCTCAACCTCAATTTGGGTTTCTGCATAGCCTTCATAGCCAAGGTATGCTGGTAGACCATCTAACAGCTTTTTCAAATTCCAGATTAATTGCTTTGCTTCAGGTTCATTTGCCTTTGGGTCTCCCCAAACGCGAACTAGCGTATCAACATCCTTAACCTCCCCGACAACCATGTTTTGAGCGTAGGAGCCTGCAAGCCGGGTGTGAGGAGTCACTGTGAGAAACGTCTGACTCGCCTTAATGTAACTACGGACTAGTCGAGGTAGCCGTTGAGCCATTTTGATACGATCTTCAGGAGGCTGAATATTCTTTAGCAGTTCCTCAAAGTGAGTAGTCAGTGGGAAATGTGGAGCCATTTATTTCTCGATCTATGAGGAATCTTTTAATCCAGTGTAGCCACTGACACTCAAAATAATGATTTATAAAATCTAAATATTTTTATATGTCCATGATACAAACATTGTAATCTTATTATTACAAACTGTTTTTATTACCAACATTTTCAGTAGGATCGCGGTGAATTTTCTAAGATTCCAGCAAAGGCAGCATGGCTGATAAAACGTCTGTTTATCAGGAGTTAGGTCGGCGGATTAAGGATGCCAGAATAAAGGGTCGCTTAACCTAACGGGATTATAGCGATACAGTCCCATTTTCTGCCCAACCAGCGATCGCTAATCTCGTGCTGCTTTCTCCCTAGTAGAAATGTAGTCAAACGTTCATTTCACAACCAGGGAGCAAACCAACACTAAAACCCAATCACCGAAACAGCCTTTCGCTTCTGCTCTGGCGTGACCTCCAGAGAACGCTGCAACGTCCCCAGGTCGCTGTGGCCAGAGATTTGAATAGTTCGAGGGAGGTATCCCAGCGCTAGACATCTGCGTGAGGGCAGTTCGCCTAAACGAATGGGTGATGACTCCTTCTACACCAATCCGCTTGCCTTTAAAAATGAGATGGCACTAAAATTTAAGATTATGAGTATAATCTGGAGATATCGTGTCTGAAAATTTACTTATTTGTATAGGTGATGGCGACAATATAGGCGATGTAATTGATTTTTACTTACTATCAGAGAATCTTGCAGAAGCTAGTAAATTTTCATTTAAAGTAAAGGCAGCTATAGAGAAAATAGCGGAATTTGCTCAAAATGAAATGAATGCTTCCTTAGTTTATGTAGCTGGTGACGATATATGCTTCACGGTTCAAGCAAATCTTAATATCTTAAGCAACTTAGTTTGCTACTCCAATTTCTTTTTAAAAACCACCGGTAAAACCATGTCATTTGGTGTAGGTCAAACATCAGTTGAAGCAGTAGTTTCTTTGAGAAAAGCAAAGGTATCTGGCAAAGGTCGTGTGATCAATTTTAGAGGCGGTGACAATTGAAAAGTGTGTACATATTTGTAACTACTGACAGACCAGATATATATATTAATTCAATCGTACATTGGCTCAAAAAAGGGATAAATCAGATTTTTCTTATCCAAGTAGAAGACAATAACATTGAGCAAGTAAAACTTAATTTACTTCGGTTAAATATTTATAATTTGCTTAAGGATCTTGCATCAGGATTCTATAGATATTATACTGGTACCCTTAGAGATACGTTAATTGATTTAAGTAATGAGTATAATAATCATGACCTTGCCGAAATTAAATCAAAATACAATTCTTGGTATAGTCAGATCATATCAGATGATATTAGATGTGAAACAGTTCCTCCAATTAAATATTTAGAATTAAAGCAATATATCTCTTCAATTTATAAAAAAAATAAAAATGTTATTATTGATGTCACTCCAGTATCTAAAATTTATATAGCTGACATACTAGCTTGCTGCCTTCTTGAAAACATAAATAGTTTATATACGTTTGAGTTATTAATTACACCAGATTTTGGTAAGCCTTGGAAGATTCTTATTCATGAGTTAGATGAAGGTAAGCAATATAAATACTCTAACTTAGTAGAGACACCAATTTTTCAAGAAAGTGCTAAAGCTATTTTATTTCGGACAACTC is a window of Nostoc flagelliforme CCNUN1 DNA encoding:
- a CDS encoding mCpol domain-containing protein, producing the protein MSENLLICIGDGDNIGDVIDFYLLSENLAEASKFSFKVKAAIEKIAEFAQNEMNASLVYVAGDDICFTVQANLNILSNLVCYSNFFLKTTGKTMSFGVGQTSVEAVVSLRKAKVSGKGRVINFRGGDN
- a CDS encoding nucleotidyltransferase domain-containing protein, translating into MAPHFPLTTHFEELLKNIQPPEDRIKMAQRLPRLVRSYIKASQTFLTVTPHTRLAGSYAQNMVVGEVKDVDTLVRVWGDPKANEPEAKQLIWNLKKLLDGLPAYLGYEGYAETQIEVERARRSIHVYFKDEDFHLDFVPCVAPDGFKNVLYVPDRGFNEWIASHPIGYITLLNKLNQQHGKKVKPLGKLLKHFRDHQMKNRKPKSYWLGALLLYHVQTHSLDTDACLGVLFRDLLDAIYCQYDHLLWTSDTATPNIPDPVLNHNISWNWSRTHFETFMCRIDEGRQWAAKALDADDRDEAIVYWQKIFGEGYFPSEVETAASSLAKAALPGKSLVSPTGMILSSQPASGLYTETQPTKFHGIEQV